From Chryseobacterium joostei, the proteins below share one genomic window:
- the lipB gene encoding lipoyl(octanoyl) transferase LipB, which translates to MNTNQNKAVEFEDLGIKEYQPAWDYQEQLMKAIIDTKIKNRDLPSEQHITTSNHLLLVEHPHVYTLGKSGHEENMLAGIDKLKEIEATYVKTNRGGDITYHGYGQIVGYPVLDLENFFTDIHLYMRNLEEVIIRTIGEFGLKGERSQGETGVWLDVGKPYARKICAMGVKASRWVTLHGFALNVNTDMRYFEYIIPCGIKDKQVTSLQRELERELTPEEVESVKTNIRKHFADVFQAELIYK; encoded by the coding sequence ATGAATACAAATCAGAATAAAGCAGTAGAATTTGAAGATTTAGGAATCAAAGAATATCAACCCGCCTGGGATTATCAGGAGCAACTGATGAAAGCTATTATTGATACCAAAATAAAAAACAGAGATCTTCCATCAGAACAGCATATTACCACATCCAACCATCTCCTTTTGGTAGAACACCCACACGTTTATACATTGGGAAAGAGCGGACATGAGGAAAATATGCTTGCCGGCATTGATAAATTGAAAGAGATTGAAGCCACCTATGTGAAAACCAATCGTGGTGGAGACATTACCTATCATGGGTATGGACAGATCGTTGGATATCCTGTTTTAGATCTTGAAAACTTCTTTACCGATATTCATCTTTATATGAGAAATCTGGAAGAAGTAATCATCAGAACCATTGGGGAATTCGGTCTTAAAGGAGAACGTTCCCAAGGAGAAACCGGTGTTTGGCTGGATGTTGGAAAACCTTATGCCAGAAAGATCTGTGCTATGGGTGTAAAAGCTTCAAGATGGGTAACGCTTCATGGTTTTGCATTGAATGTAAATACAGATATGCGTTATTTTGAATACATCATTCCATGTGGGATCAAAGATAAGCAGGTTACTTCATTACAAAGAGAACTTGAGAGAGAATTGACTCCCGAAGAAGTAGAAAGTGTAAAGACTAATATCAGAAAACACTTTGCTGACGTTTTTCAGGCTGAACTGATCTACAAATAA
- the trpA gene encoding tryptophan synthase subunit alpha, with amino-acid sequence MKKLNIYFTAGIPQLEDTADIIKLIQDSGADMIEIGMPYSDPVADGPVIQKAHELALQNGMTIEKLLSQLKTIKNEIRIPIILMGYINPVLSFGFEKFCKECSESGVSGLILPDLPPIEFEKNYQHILKQYNLNFTFLVTPETSDERIQYLDSLSSGFLYAVSSSSTTGNKNAVLKNENYLNRLAALPLKNPVMIGFGIKSKEDFENVTEKADGGIIGTAFVNILLQDKDWKKSAIDFIHSIKA; translated from the coding sequence ATGAAAAAACTAAACATATATTTCACTGCGGGAATTCCACAACTGGAAGATACGGCAGACATTATAAAACTAATTCAGGATTCAGGAGCAGACATGATTGAAATTGGAATGCCCTACTCTGATCCCGTAGCAGACGGACCTGTTATTCAAAAAGCTCATGAGTTGGCCTTACAAAATGGCATGACCATTGAAAAGCTTCTTTCTCAGTTAAAAACAATAAAAAACGAGATTAGAATTCCAATTATTTTGATGGGATACATCAACCCTGTTTTAAGTTTTGGATTTGAAAAATTTTGTAAAGAATGTTCAGAGAGTGGAGTTTCCGGTCTGATACTTCCCGATCTCCCTCCTATTGAATTTGAGAAAAACTATCAGCATATTTTAAAGCAATATAACCTCAATTTCACATTCTTGGTTACTCCAGAAACTTCAGACGAAAGAATACAGTATCTTGATTCCCTAAGCTCCGGATTTCTATATGCAGTAAGTTCTTCCTCTACCACAGGAAATAAAAATGCTGTATTGAAAAATGAAAATTATTTGAATAGATTAGCAGCCCTTCCATTAAAGAATCCTGTTATGATAGGCTTTGGAATAAAATCGAAGGAAGATTTTGAAAATGTAACTGAAAAAGCAGATGGCGGCATCATAGGAACAGCCTTTGTAAACATCTTACTACAGGATAAAGATTGGAAGAAAAGCGCCATAGATTTTATCCATTCCATAAAAGCTTAA
- the trpB gene encoding tryptophan synthase subunit beta has product MNYKNPDENGYYGEFGGAFIPEMLFPNVEELQKNYLEIIESEDFQSEYQDLLTNYVGRATPLYFAKNLSEKYNTKIYLKREDLNHTGAHKINNALGQVLLAKRLGKTRIIAETGAGQHGVATATACALLGLECIVYMGEIDIQRQAPNVARMKMLGAEVIAATSGSKTLKDAVNEALRDWINNPVTTHYVIGSVVGPHPFPDLVARFQSVISKEIKEQLKEKIGRENPDYVIACVGGGSNAAGTFYHFVNEKEVKIIAAEAGGLGVDSGKSAATTFLGTLGVLHGSKSLVMQTADGQVIEPHSISAGLDYPGIGPFHAHLFKENRAEFFSINDDEALKCAFELTKLEGIIPALESSHALAVLDKKQFNEDDVVVICLSGRGDKDMETYLKNL; this is encoded by the coding sequence ATGAATTATAAAAACCCAGATGAAAACGGATATTATGGAGAGTTTGGCGGCGCTTTTATCCCTGAAATGCTCTTCCCAAATGTAGAAGAATTACAAAAAAACTATCTTGAGATCATAGAATCTGAAGACTTCCAGAGCGAATATCAGGACTTGCTTACAAACTATGTAGGAAGGGCTACTCCACTTTATTTTGCGAAAAATCTGAGTGAAAAATATAACACCAAGATTTACTTAAAAAGAGAAGATCTTAACCATACCGGAGCACACAAAATCAATAATGCCCTAGGACAGGTTCTATTGGCAAAGCGCCTAGGAAAAACAAGGATTATTGCTGAAACCGGTGCCGGACAGCATGGTGTAGCCACTGCAACAGCCTGCGCACTGCTTGGTCTTGAATGTATTGTATACATGGGAGAAATTGATATCCAGAGACAGGCCCCGAATGTAGCAAGAATGAAAATGCTGGGTGCAGAAGTTATAGCCGCTACCTCAGGTTCCAAAACATTGAAAGATGCTGTAAACGAAGCCTTAAGAGACTGGATCAACAATCCTGTGACCACTCATTATGTAATTGGAAGTGTGGTGGGTCCTCATCCTTTCCCTGATCTTGTAGCAAGGTTTCAAAGTGTCATTTCAAAAGAAATAAAGGAACAGCTTAAGGAAAAAATCGGAAGAGAAAACCCGGACTATGTTATTGCCTGCGTAGGAGGAGGAAGCAATGCTGCAGGAACATTCTATCATTTTGTAAATGAAAAAGAGGTAAAAATCATTGCTGCAGAGGCCGGCGGTCTGGGAGTTGATTCCGGGAAATCAGCAGCTACTACATTTCTGGGAACCTTGGGAGTACTTCACGGAAGCAAAAGCCTTGTGATGCAGACTGCAGACGGACAGGTTATTGAACCTCATTCCATTTCCGCAGGACTTGATTATCCGGGTATCGGGCCTTTTCATGCCCATCTATTTAAAGAAAACAGAGCAGAATTTTTCAGTATTAATGATGATGAAGCCTTAAAATGTGCCTTTGAATTAACAAAACTGGAAGGGATTATCCCCGCCTTGGAAAGTTCTCATGCTCTGGCAGTTTTAGATAAAAAGCAATTTAATGAAGATGATGTTGTAGTCATTTGCCTGAGTGGCCGTGGAGATAAGGACATGGAAACCTATTTGAAAAATCTGTAA
- a CDS encoding GNAT family N-acetyltransferase translates to MKYQIKQANELTEKEIEHILQLWEVSEWNTMKPDYFRSLFKDSEFHFLLGTTEEILAIIRVNFDFTLKIEREEYTFAEVVGFVATHRKKGYGSELIQHFMENVRKRNMETIGFCHSELRSFYEKCEIEILYDKAELIKENTGSEWINSDDDDILIFKVSDEKKKLLNQLSTENNAYLITKE, encoded by the coding sequence ATGAAATACCAAATAAAACAAGCCAACGAATTAACAGAAAAGGAGATAGAACATATTCTCCAGCTTTGGGAAGTATCGGAATGGAATACAATGAAACCGGATTATTTCCGTAGCCTTTTCAAAGATTCAGAGTTTCATTTTCTATTGGGCACCACTGAAGAAATATTGGCCATTATTCGGGTTAATTTTGATTTTACCCTGAAAATTGAGAGAGAAGAATATACTTTCGCGGAAGTTGTAGGATTCGTTGCAACACACAGAAAAAAAGGCTATGGCTCCGAATTAATTCAACATTTTATGGAGAACGTGAGGAAAAGAAATATGGAAACCATTGGCTTTTGTCATTCCGAGCTTCGCTCGTTTTATGAAAAATGTGAGATCGAAATTCTCTATGACAAGGCCGAACTGATAAAGGAAAATACCGGTTCTGAATGGATCAATTCTGATGATGATGATATTTTAATCTTCAAAGTATCAGATGAAAAGAAAAAATTACTCAATCAGCTGAGTACAGAAAATAACGCTTATTTAATTACTAAAGAATAA
- a CDS encoding phosphoribosylanthranilate isomerase: MNQQPATNNTSPILKVCGLTKYEQIQELINMKVDFLGFIFYEKSPRYVMNHLSLDDISTFDHSGKVGVFVNENTERIVEIVEKGKLNLIQLHGDENENFILDLRKKLSTEVKIIKVIRIGNNTIENKNKIEQTFNNRSKDSQQPISYYLFDTDSKAFGGTGQQFDWNLLNEFEIPLPYFLSGGISEENISNIESLHQKPFAIDINSKFEIEPGDKDIVRIKQFKTSI, encoded by the coding sequence ATGAATCAGCAACCGGCAACCAACAATACCTCTCCTATTCTCAAAGTCTGTGGCTTGACAAAGTATGAACAGATTCAGGAATTGATCAATATGAAAGTAGATTTTCTTGGTTTTATCTTCTATGAAAAGTCTCCAAGATATGTAATGAATCATTTGAGTTTGGATGATATTTCAACGTTTGATCATTCCGGAAAAGTTGGGGTATTTGTGAATGAAAATACTGAGAGAATTGTTGAAATCGTTGAAAAAGGAAAACTTAATCTTATCCAATTACATGGTGATGAAAATGAAAACTTCATTCTTGATCTAAGAAAAAAACTAAGTACTGAAGTTAAAATCATTAAGGTTATAAGAATTGGAAATAATACCATTGAAAACAAAAATAAAATAGAACAAACTTTCAATAATCGCTCAAAAGACTCCCAGCAACCTATCAGCTATTATCTGTTTGATACAGACAGCAAGGCATTCGGAGGAACAGGGCAGCAGTTTGACTGGAACCTATTGAATGAATTTGAAATTCCTCTACCCTATTTTTTGAGTGGTGGCATTTCAGAAGAAAATATTTCAAATATTGAATCATTACATCAAAAGCCTTTTGCCATAGACATCAATTCAAAATTTGAAATAGAACCCGGTGATAAGGATATTGTAAGGATAAAACAATTTAAAACCAGTATTTGA
- the trpC gene encoding indole-3-glycerol phosphate synthase TrpC, giving the protein MTILDKIIERKKEEITISKSKVSIDELKNSEFFGRKSHSLKESIKNRNGIIAEFKRQSPSKGIINNNVAPLDVTSAYEQFGASGISILTDKDFFGGSFDDILGVRNHLNIPVLRKDFMIDEYQFYEAKSMGADVILLIASCLSPNQVQEFTALAHELDLEVLLEIHTEEELKHFNSKIDLVGINNRNLKDFKVDLQHSVQLKDQLPKDTLSIAESGIYTLEDFKYLKEKGFDGFLMGEYFMRNTDPAKAFEEFSLTI; this is encoded by the coding sequence ATGACCATACTAGATAAAATTATTGAAAGAAAAAAAGAAGAAATAACGATTTCAAAATCCAAAGTTTCCATTGATGAATTGAAAAACTCAGAATTTTTCGGGAGAAAGAGTCATTCCCTGAAAGAATCCATCAAGAATAGAAATGGCATCATTGCGGAATTTAAAAGACAATCTCCATCAAAGGGAATCATCAATAATAATGTTGCTCCTTTGGATGTTACCTCTGCCTATGAACAATTTGGGGCAAGTGGAATTTCTATCTTAACGGATAAGGATTTTTTTGGAGGAAGCTTTGATGATATTTTAGGCGTAAGAAATCACCTTAATATTCCGGTTCTGCGAAAAGATTTTATGATTGATGAATATCAATTTTATGAGGCAAAAAGTATGGGTGCAGATGTCATTTTACTGATCGCATCGTGCCTTTCTCCAAATCAGGTTCAGGAATTTACAGCGCTGGCTCATGAATTGGATCTGGAAGTTTTACTTGAAATTCATACCGAAGAAGAGCTTAAGCATTTTAACTCAAAAATTGATTTAGTAGGAATTAATAACAGGAACTTAAAAGACTTCAAGGTTGATTTACAGCATTCTGTTCAGCTCAAAGACCAGCTTCCAAAAGATACCTTATCTATTGCGGAAAGCGGTATTTATACTCTTGAAGATTTTAAATATTTAAAAGAAAAAGGGTTTGATGGATTCCTCATGGGAGAATATTTTATGAGAAATACAGATCCTGCAAAGGCATTTGAAGAGTTCTCTCTGACAATTTAA
- the trpD gene encoding anthranilate phosphoribosyltransferase, whose protein sequence is MKEILQYLFNHNTLSKSEAKAMMIEIAQNKFNAAEVTSFISVFLMRNITLKELEGFREALLQMAVPVNIDASDAIDIVGTGGDGKNTINISTLASFVVAGAGQKVTKHGNYGASTTTGSSNVLEEIGYQFKSTSEQLNEDLERANICFLHAPYFHPALQSVGLLRKSLGLRTFFNLLGPLVNPAKPQYSMIGVYNLEIARIYQYLLQKEEQEFILVHGLDGYDEISLTHDSKIITKNGEEIHSAEDLGFNPVTLEDIKAGDTIQETAKIFMNILEGKGTEQQNAVVLANAAVALHHTRKFGSYDDCLLLAKESLKNGKALRTFELLIK, encoded by the coding sequence ATGAAAGAAATACTGCAATACCTGTTTAATCATAACACTTTGTCGAAATCCGAAGCAAAGGCTATGATGATTGAAATTGCTCAGAATAAATTCAATGCTGCGGAAGTAACTTCATTCATCAGTGTTTTTCTGATGCGAAATATTACATTGAAAGAATTGGAAGGTTTTAGAGAAGCCTTATTGCAGATGGCTGTCCCAGTAAATATTGATGCAAGCGATGCCATTGATATTGTAGGAACAGGAGGTGACGGAAAAAACACAATCAATATATCAACGTTGGCCAGCTTTGTGGTGGCCGGAGCCGGGCAGAAAGTAACAAAACATGGAAATTATGGAGCTTCAACTACCACAGGGTCTTCCAATGTACTGGAAGAAATTGGCTATCAGTTTAAAAGCACATCAGAACAATTAAATGAAGATCTTGAGAGAGCTAATATCTGCTTCCTGCATGCTCCTTACTTCCACCCCGCTCTTCAATCGGTTGGGTTATTGAGAAAGTCATTGGGACTAAGAACATTTTTTAATCTTCTGGGACCATTGGTAAATCCTGCAAAACCTCAATATTCAATGATTGGTGTATACAACCTGGAAATTGCAAGGATCTATCAATATCTTCTTCAAAAAGAAGAACAGGAATTTATCCTTGTACATGGACTGGATGGTTATGATGAGATCAGTTTAACCCATGACAGTAAAATTATTACTAAGAATGGAGAAGAAATTCACTCTGCTGAAGACCTTGGGTTCAATCCTGTAACCCTTGAAGATATTAAGGCTGGAGATACCATTCAGGAGACTGCAAAAATCTTCATGAATATTCTGGAAGGAAAAGGAACTGAACAACAAAATGCCGTGGTTTTGGCCAATGCAGCTGTAGCACTTCACCATACCCGCAAATTCGGTTCCTATGATGATTGTCTTCTTTTAGCCAAAGAAAGTCTGAAAAATGGAAAAGCATTAAGAACTTTTGAGCTCCTTATTAAATAA
- a CDS encoding anthranilate synthase component II: MNNNITPVTESQPSKVLVFDNYDSFTYNLVQIIERILNQKVDVVRNDQITLEEIGKYDKIILSPGPGIPEEAGILLDLIKEYAPTKSILGVCLGQQAIAEAFGGSLINLSEIFHGVATTTELVKEDTKLFKDLASGLEVGRYHSWAVNPDNFPEELEITAVDKDGMIMALQHKTYDVHGVQFHPESILTPEGEVIIRNFLNH, encoded by the coding sequence ATGAACAATAATATAACACCAGTAACCGAAAGCCAGCCATCAAAAGTTCTTGTTTTTGATAATTATGACAGCTTCACCTATAATTTGGTTCAGATCATTGAAAGAATTTTGAATCAAAAAGTAGATGTAGTAAGAAATGATCAAATTACATTGGAAGAAATCGGGAAATATGACAAGATTATTCTTTCTCCCGGCCCGGGAATTCCGGAAGAAGCTGGAATTTTACTGGATCTTATTAAAGAATATGCTCCTACCAAGAGTATTTTGGGGGTATGCTTAGGTCAGCAGGCCATTGCAGAAGCATTTGGCGGAAGTCTTATCAACCTTTCAGAAATTTTTCACGGAGTAGCAACCACTACTGAACTGGTAAAAGAAGATACTAAGCTTTTCAAAGATCTGGCATCAGGATTAGAAGTTGGAAGGTATCACAGCTGGGCAGTGAACCCAGATAACTTCCCAGAAGAACTGGAAATTACCGCAGTTGATAAAGACGGAATGATCATGGCTTTACAACATAAAACTTACGATGTGCACGGCGTACAGTTTCATCCTGAGAGTATCTTGACTCCAGAGGGAGAAGTAATTATCCGAAACTTTTTAAATCATTAG
- a CDS encoding anthranilate synthase component I family protein encodes MFTQKIKIKTVSKKTLGDLHTPMNIYLKIRDKFRDTILLESSDSKSIDNNFSFIAINAVAGIEVKNLHEFEIKLPDSAPVKQPINERSIIDIFESFRTIFDCEKTDDSIEQTAQSLFGYTSFEAVQFFESINLKPQSPEVEIPILRYRLYQYVIAINHFNDEMYIIENQMNGVKSELHLLENLIKNQNTPVYPFEKNGQETSNITNEDYLELVKTAQKHCMRGDVFQLVLSRRFEQKFKGDEFNVYRALRNINPSPYLFYFDYGNYKLFGSSPESQLIIKDNKAIIHPIAGTSKRTGNLDIDLQAIEELKKDPKENAEHTMLVDLARNDLGKLGKNVTVTKLKEIQLFSHVIHMVSEVTADLPEQINPLEMISATFPQGTLSGAPKHKALQLINQYEKDSRGYYGGCIGIVGLNGSCNQAIMIRTFLSKNNTLYYQAGAGLVAKSVPENELQEVNNKLNALKKAVEKAEKIVQD; translated from the coding sequence ATGTTTACTCAAAAAATCAAAATAAAAACCGTTTCGAAAAAAACTCTTGGAGATCTTCATACTCCCATGAATATTTACCTTAAAATCAGGGATAAATTCAGGGATACGATTCTTTTGGAAAGTTCAGATTCTAAAAGTATTGACAACAATTTTTCCTTTATTGCCATCAACGCTGTTGCAGGAATCGAAGTAAAAAACTTACATGAATTTGAAATTAAGCTTCCTGATTCTGCTCCGGTAAAGCAACCTATCAATGAGCGTAGTATCATCGATATATTTGAAAGCTTCCGTACTATTTTTGATTGCGAAAAGACCGATGATTCTATTGAACAGACAGCTCAAAGTCTTTTTGGATATACAAGCTTTGAAGCGGTACAGTTTTTTGAAAGCATCAACTTGAAGCCACAAAGCCCGGAAGTGGAAATTCCTATTCTGAGATACAGATTATATCAATATGTAATCGCCATCAACCACTTCAATGATGAGATGTATATTATTGAAAACCAAATGAACGGTGTAAAATCTGAACTACACCTTTTGGAAAACCTCATCAAAAATCAGAATACTCCGGTTTATCCTTTTGAAAAGAATGGTCAGGAAACTTCCAACATTACGAATGAGGACTATCTTGAATTGGTAAAAACGGCCCAGAAACATTGTATGAGAGGTGATGTATTTCAACTTGTACTAAGCAGAAGATTTGAACAGAAATTCAAAGGAGACGAATTCAATGTTTACAGAGCCTTAAGAAATATCAATCCCTCACCTTACCTATTCTATTTTGATTACGGAAACTACAAATTATTCGGGTCAAGTCCTGAAAGCCAGTTAATTATTAAAGACAATAAAGCCATTATTCATCCTATTGCAGGAACTTCCAAAAGAACGGGAAATTTGGATATTGATCTTCAGGCTATTGAAGAATTAAAAAAAGATCCAAAGGAAAATGCAGAACATACCATGCTGGTAGACCTAGCCCGTAATGATCTTGGAAAGCTGGGGAAAAATGTAACCGTTACCAAGCTTAAAGAAATTCAGCTTTTCTCTCATGTTATTCATATGGTAAGTGAAGTAACGGCAGATCTACCGGAGCAAATTAATCCTCTGGAAATGATTTCAGCAACCTTTCCTCAGGGAACGTTAAGTGGGGCACCTAAGCATAAAGCGCTTCAACTGATCAACCAATATGAAAAAGACTCACGCGGCTACTATGGAGGATGTATCGGGATTGTTGGTTTAAATGGAAGCTGTAATCAGGCCATTATGATCAGAACCTTTTTAAGTAAAAACAATACACTTTATTATCAGGCAGGAGCCGGTCTCGTTGCAAAATCAGTCCCTGAAAACGAATTGCAGGAGGTCAACAATAAACTGAATGCCCTGAAAAAGGCAGTAGAAAAAGCAGAAAAGATCGTTCAGGATTAA
- a CDS encoding cupin domain-containing protein, which produces MNKKNLSSTALFVVLSTLTLSCDNSSSNDQPSEYSDKIESVTLLKTTKSWDGTLYSAYPSGQPEISVLKISVPPNKALDWHKHPVINAAYIEKGEIQIERKEDGKTQWVKQGQVLPEMVNIAHRGKTGDKGATLIVFYSGSPDIPLSEPVH; this is translated from the coding sequence ATGAATAAAAAAAATTTATCAAGTACAGCTTTATTCGTTGTACTCTCTACCCTCACTTTATCTTGTGATAATTCTTCGTCAAATGATCAACCCTCAGAATATTCTGATAAAATTGAATCAGTAACATTATTAAAAACCACAAAATCGTGGGATGGGACTTTGTATTCCGCCTATCCAAGTGGACAGCCTGAAATATCAGTGCTTAAGATTTCCGTACCTCCCAATAAGGCCTTGGATTGGCACAAACACCCGGTTATTAATGCTGCTTATATAGAAAAAGGTGAAATTCAGATTGAAAGAAAGGAAGACGGTAAAACACAATGGGTAAAACAAGGACAGGTACTTCCAGAAATGGTTAATATTGCTCACAGAGGCAAAACCGGGGATAAGGGAGCTACATTGATTGTTTTCTACAGCGGAAGTCCGGATATACCCCTCTCAGAGCCGGTCCATTAA
- a CDS encoding c-type cytochrome, translated as MKKLLLAGTLGLMIISCSKKENTTEVASSDAAPVSAPAQSNLSGDQIMETLDCSGCHSVNDRMIGPSYKEIAAKYSEKDIDLLASKIIDGGSGVWGGVPMAAHPQVSKEDAKKMVEYILSQKK; from the coding sequence ATGAAAAAATTGCTTTTGGCAGGAACTTTAGGTCTTATGATCATTTCCTGTTCTAAAAAAGAAAATACAACAGAAGTTGCATCATCTGATGCTGCTCCAGTGTCAGCACCAGCACAATCTAATCTTTCCGGTGATCAAATCATGGAGACATTGGACTGTTCGGGATGCCACTCTGTTAATGATAGAATGATAGGACCATCTTATAAGGAAATAGCGGCTAAATATTCTGAAAAGGATATAGATCTGCTTGCTTCTAAAATTATAGATGGCGGAAGTGGTGTTTGGGGAGGAGTCCCTATGGCGGCCCATCCACAGGTATCTAAGGAAGATGCCAAAAAAATGGTGGAATATATTTTAAGTCAGAAGAAATAA
- the rlmF gene encoding 23S rRNA (adenine(1618)-N(6))-methyltransferase RlmF encodes MSTEKSSLHTRNLHRNPYDFDQLISCVPELKHYVFENTYKKRTINFSISKAVKLLNKALLLHFYNVKDWDIPDTNLCPPIPGRADYVHYIADLLAEQQKEIPTGASVKGLDIGVGANLVYPLIAHKSYGWKMLGTDINKDSLKNAQNILDQNLDLSSDILLKHQPDSDCIFKNIIEGEDRFTFSMCNPPFHDSEEAAMKGNIRKTKNLKKIKTKQPLLNFGGKQSELWCEGGELAFITKMINESALYSSKVLWFTCLVSKKDNLPKLNSLLKKVKAVDFKTIDMAQGQKISRMLAWTFIPQQDRRGWF; translated from the coding sequence ATGTCCACCGAAAAATCCAGTCTGCACACAAGAAATCTGCATCGTAATCCCTATGATTTTGATCAGCTTATTTCTTGTGTGCCAGAACTGAAACACTACGTCTTCGAGAATACTTATAAGAAAAGAACCATTAATTTCAGTATTTCTAAGGCGGTTAAACTTCTTAACAAAGCTTTACTTTTACACTTTTATAATGTTAAGGATTGGGATATTCCTGATACCAATTTATGTCCTCCCATTCCGGGAAGGGCAGATTATGTACATTATATTGCCGATCTGCTAGCGGAGCAACAAAAAGAAATTCCAACAGGAGCTTCTGTGAAAGGACTGGACATAGGAGTAGGAGCCAATCTTGTTTATCCTTTGATTGCCCATAAATCCTATGGCTGGAAAATGCTGGGTACAGACATCAATAAGGACTCACTGAAGAATGCCCAGAATATTTTAGATCAAAATTTAGATCTTTCATCCGATATTCTATTAAAACATCAACCAGATTCTGATTGTATATTTAAAAATATTATAGAGGGGGAAGACCGGTTTACATTTTCTATGTGTAATCCTCCTTTTCATGATTCTGAAGAGGCTGCAATGAAAGGAAATATCCGAAAAACAAAAAATCTCAAGAAAATAAAAACCAAGCAGCCGTTGCTTAATTTTGGCGGAAAGCAGTCAGAATTATGGTGCGAGGGTGGTGAACTGGCTTTTATCACCAAGATGATTAATGAGAGTGCATTGTATTCATCCAAGGTTCTTTGGTTTACGTGCTTGGTTTCCAAAAAAGATAATCTACCTAAGTTGAATTCTCTTTTGAAAAAGGTGAAAGCAGTAGATTTCAAGACTATTGACATGGCTCAGGGACAAAAAATAAGCAGAATGCTCGCCTGGACATTTATTCCTCAGCAGGACAGGAGAGGATGGTTTTGA